A single region of the Streptomyces sp. AM 4-1-1 genome encodes:
- a CDS encoding helix-turn-helix domain-containing protein: MSGTEKKRSVGRPRRLDPDAMVATARRIIEEEGLGALSMRRVAKELGSTPMALYHYVRDKDELLMLTLSGTAAALPRPELPAEPRERLLAVTLHMHEVLGQVPWVLDILALGELTDKDALWMVEEIIDSAMACGLTPGRAVRLYRTIWHYVYGDLVFRRSAAHRAEHPPQKRYFPEMITEEDAAALPRLTEIKDRWREYAADYSVADELDAIITGLLLRGTGERWSPAPSERPDSPVSPERPEKPEPPVSPEKPVPPEQPVPPEQP, translated from the coding sequence GTGTCAGGCACAGAGAAGAAGCGTTCCGTGGGCCGCCCGCGCAGGCTCGACCCGGACGCGATGGTCGCCACCGCGCGGCGCATCATCGAGGAAGAAGGGCTCGGCGCCCTGAGCATGCGACGGGTGGCGAAGGAGCTCGGCAGCACGCCGATGGCGCTCTACCACTACGTACGGGACAAGGACGAGCTGCTGATGCTCACCCTGTCCGGAACCGCCGCCGCCCTCCCGCGCCCCGAGCTGCCGGCCGAGCCGAGGGAGCGGCTGCTCGCCGTGACCCTGCACATGCACGAGGTGCTGGGACAGGTGCCGTGGGTGCTGGACATCCTGGCGCTGGGTGAGCTCACCGACAAGGACGCGCTGTGGATGGTGGAGGAGATCATCGACTCCGCCATGGCCTGCGGTCTCACACCCGGCCGGGCAGTCCGCCTCTACCGGACGATCTGGCACTACGTCTACGGCGACCTGGTCTTCCGCAGATCCGCCGCGCACCGCGCCGAACACCCTCCGCAGAAGCGGTACTTCCCGGAGATGATCACCGAGGAGGACGCCGCCGCGCTGCCCCGGCTGACCGAGATCAAGGACCGGTGGCGCGAGTACGCCGCCGACTACTCGGTGGCGGACGAACTCGACGCGATCATCACCGGTCTGCTGCTCCGGGGGACGGGTGAGCGGTGGTCCCCGGCGCCTTCGGAGCGTCCGGATTCTCCCGTGTCTCCGGAGCGTCCCGAGAAGCCGGAGCCTCCTGTGTCTCCGGAGAAGCCGGTGCCTCCGGAGCAGCCGGTGCCTCCGGAGCAGCCGTAG
- a CDS encoding MFS transporter — MNDQARQVRWLLTVALTVQFLVALDMSVVNVALPDMRQDLGFTPDGLLWVVNAYALTFGGLLMFGGRLADLIGSRRVLTAGLALFGGASLVGGLVRTPGGLIAARAVQGVGAAALAPVAFALIALAFPAGPARSRALGLWGMAGAAGGAVGVLAGGLLTDAAGWRAVMLVNVPIVVFALVASRWTGLKGGAARTGARLDPGGALLVTAGMTVLVLGLVRTATHPWGSAATLGTLGAAALLLIAFAVVESRVRSPLLRLGLLRGRPVFAANLFCLLLSSGQFASFYFVSLFMQQSLGYGPTATGAAFLPFCVGVVAGSLLATRAVAVLGVRRLLATGGALAALGIALFAATARADGSFLYSVLGPSLVASVGVGMCFVPLGTAATTDVAVAETGMASGLLNTSRQIGGSLGLAILVTVAAQVTDGGTGPADLASGYAAAFWVCAGLLAVGALAALLLLPARDTRRGAGEAAPDRVADAVTVREGAPNGVAEGADPGHIRPAHE; from the coding sequence GTGAACGATCAAGCGCGGCAAGTGCGTTGGCTGCTGACCGTGGCCCTCACCGTGCAGTTCCTGGTGGCGCTGGACATGTCCGTGGTGAATGTCGCGCTGCCGGACATGCGCCAGGACCTGGGCTTCACGCCCGACGGGCTGCTCTGGGTCGTGAACGCCTATGCGCTGACCTTCGGGGGCCTCCTGATGTTCGGCGGGCGGCTCGCCGATCTGATCGGCAGCCGCCGCGTCCTGACGGCGGGCCTCGCCCTGTTCGGCGGTGCGAGCCTGGTGGGCGGCCTCGTCCGGACACCGGGCGGACTGATCGCCGCGCGCGCGGTCCAGGGGGTCGGGGCCGCCGCGCTCGCCCCCGTCGCCTTCGCCCTGATCGCTCTCGCCTTCCCGGCCGGACCCGCGCGCTCCCGCGCCCTGGGACTGTGGGGCATGGCGGGCGCGGCGGGCGGCGCGGTCGGGGTGCTCGCCGGCGGGCTGCTCACGGACGCGGCGGGCTGGCGCGCGGTGATGCTGGTCAACGTGCCGATCGTGGTGTTCGCGCTGGTGGCGTCCCGGTGGACCGGCCTGAAGGGCGGGGCCGCGCGGACCGGTGCCCGTCTCGATCCAGGTGGCGCGCTGCTGGTGACCGCGGGCATGACCGTGCTGGTCCTGGGGCTCGTGAGGACCGCCACCCACCCGTGGGGCTCGGCGGCCACCCTGGGCACACTCGGCGCCGCCGCGCTGCTGCTGATCGCGTTCGCCGTGGTCGAGTCGCGCGTGCGGTCCCCGCTGCTGCGGCTCGGGCTGCTGAGGGGACGGCCGGTGTTCGCGGCCAACCTCTTCTGCCTGCTGCTGAGTTCGGGGCAGTTCGCGTCGTTCTACTTCGTCTCGCTGTTCATGCAGCAGTCACTCGGTTACGGGCCCACGGCCACCGGAGCCGCGTTCCTGCCGTTCTGTGTCGGCGTCGTCGCGGGTTCGCTGCTCGCCACCCGTGCGGTCGCCGTGCTCGGCGTCCGGCGGCTGCTGGCGACGGGCGGCGCGCTGGCCGCGCTGGGCATCGCCCTGTTCGCGGCGACCGCACGGGCGGACGGCAGCTTCCTCTACTCCGTGCTCGGCCCCTCGCTGGTCGCCAGCGTCGGCGTCGGCATGTGCTTCGTACCGCTCGGCACCGCGGCCACGACCGATGTCGCGGTCGCCGAGACGGGCATGGCGTCCGGGCTGCTCAACACGTCCCGCCAGATCGGCGGTTCGCTGGGACTGGCGATCCTGGTGACCGTCGCGGCCCAGGTCACGGACGGCGGCACCGGCCCGGCGGACCTGGCGTCCGGATACGCGGCGGCCTTCTGGGTCTGCGCCGGCCTGCTGGCGGTGGGAGCGCTGGCGGCCCTGCTCCTGCTCCCGGCGCGGGACACCCGCCGGGGAGCCGGGGAGGCGGCGCCGGACCGGGTGGCTGACGCGGTGACCGTGCGGGAGGGCGCTCCGAACGGTGTCGCCGAAGGCGCCGACCCGGGGCACATCCGCCCGGCACACGAGTGA
- a CDS encoding alpha/beta hydrolase, whose product MSESGAAGAAGAAETVAAAIGWRRAGGIAGAAIGVLAAGAAAGVAVERLTVGRGMRKKARLALDASGPYGSLRGLPGRAVADDGTELYYEVDEVDRAVLADRAAAGAGSVAGVGAGAGAGAGAGAGAGAGGGGTGAGGADVAGEVPGAGLGPRRRRLFGDRVPAPVTVVFSHGYCLGQDSWHFQRAALRGLVRTVHWDQRSHGRSERGRAQARGVPLGIDQLGRDLRAVIDAAAPEGRLVLVGHSMGGMTMMALADRFPELIRERVAAVAFVGTSSGKLGEVNFGLPVAGVNAVRRVLPGVLKALGSQTELVERGRRATADLFAGLVKRYSFGSKDVDPAVARFAERLIESTPIDVVAEFYPAFTEHDKSAALPVFAGIPVLILAGDKDLVTPSSHSEAIAEVLPDAELVLVPDAGHLVMLEHPETVTDRLADLLVRIGAVPPTTNVGGHGNTPQQPGG is encoded by the coding sequence GTGAGCGAGAGCGGAGCCGCGGGAGCGGCGGGAGCGGCGGAAACGGTCGCCGCGGCGATCGGCTGGCGCCGGGCGGGCGGAATCGCCGGGGCCGCGATAGGCGTGCTCGCCGCGGGCGCGGCGGCCGGGGTCGCCGTCGAGCGGCTGACCGTGGGCCGGGGGATGCGGAAGAAGGCCCGGCTGGCGCTCGACGCGTCGGGGCCTTACGGATCGCTGCGCGGACTGCCGGGCCGGGCCGTCGCGGACGACGGGACCGAGCTGTACTACGAGGTCGACGAGGTGGACCGGGCTGTCCTGGCCGACCGGGCTGCCGCCGGGGCCGGGAGTGTGGCAGGGGTGGGGGCAGGGGCAGGGGCAGGGGCAGGGGCAGGGGCAGGGGCAGGGGCAGGGGGTGGCGGGACCGGAGCCGGGGGCGCGGATGTGGCCGGTGAGGTGCCCGGTGCCGGCCTCGGGCCGCGTCGGCGGCGTCTCTTCGGCGACAGGGTGCCCGCGCCCGTCACCGTCGTCTTCAGCCACGGCTACTGCCTCGGCCAGGATTCCTGGCACTTCCAGCGGGCGGCGCTGCGCGGCCTGGTGCGTACGGTCCACTGGGACCAGCGCAGCCACGGGCGTTCGGAGCGCGGCCGGGCGCAGGCCCGGGGCGTGCCGCTCGGGATCGACCAGCTCGGCCGCGATCTGAGGGCCGTCATCGACGCCGCCGCCCCCGAGGGCAGGCTGGTGCTGGTCGGGCACTCGATGGGCGGCATGACGATGATGGCGCTCGCCGACCGGTTCCCGGAGCTGATCCGTGAACGGGTCGCCGCGGTCGCGTTCGTCGGGACGTCCAGCGGGAAGCTCGGTGAGGTCAACTTCGGGCTGCCGGTGGCGGGCGTGAACGCGGTACGGCGGGTGCTGCCCGGGGTGCTGAAGGCGCTCGGTTCGCAGACGGAGCTGGTGGAGCGGGGGCGGCGGGCGACCGCGGACCTCTTCGCGGGGCTGGTCAAGCGGTACTCGTTCGGGTCTAAGGACGTGGACCCGGCGGTGGCCCGGTTCGCGGAACGCCTCATCGAGTCGACCCCGATCGACGTGGTCGCGGAGTTCTACCCGGCGTTCACCGAACACGACAAGAGCGCCGCGCTTCCCGTGTTCGCGGGGATTCCGGTACTGATACTGGCGGGTGACAAGGACCTGGTCACGCCCAGTTCGCACAGCGAGGCCATCGCGGAGGTGCTGCCCGACGCGGAGCTGGTGCTGGTCCCGGACGCCGGGCACCTGGTGATGCTGGAGCACCCGGAGACGGTGACCGACCGTCTCGCGGACCTGCTCGTACGGATCGGGGCCGTACCGCCAACGACTAACGTTGGCGGGCATGGAAACACCCCACAACAGCCCGGCGGCTGA
- the tsaD gene encoding tRNA (adenosine(37)-N6)-threonylcarbamoyltransferase complex transferase subunit TsaD: MADEPLVLGIETSCDETGVGIVRGTTLLADAVASSVDTHARFGGVVPEIASRAHLEAMVPTIERALKDAGISARDLDGIAVTAGPGLAGALLVGVSAAKAYAYALNKPLYGVNHLASHICVDQLEHGPLPEPTMALLVSGGHSSLLLAPDITADVRPLGATIDDAAGEAFDKIARVLNLGFPGGPVIDRLAKEGDPKAIAFPRGLSGSRDPAYDFSFSGLKTAVARWIEAKRAAGEEVPVRDVAASFQEAVVDVLTRKAVRACKDEGVDHLMIGGGVAANSRLRALARERCDRAGIRLRVPRPGLCTDNGAMVAALGAEMVARNRPASDLELSADSSLPVTEPHVPGHDHGEGHGHGGEHGHGHRHARTGAASHDHVHEISKDNLYS; this comes from the coding sequence ATGGCTGACGAACCGCTCGTACTCGGCATCGAGACCTCCTGCGACGAGACCGGCGTGGGCATCGTCCGGGGCACGACGCTGCTCGCGGACGCCGTGGCGTCCAGCGTCGACACGCACGCCCGCTTCGGCGGGGTGGTGCCGGAGATCGCCTCCCGGGCCCATCTGGAGGCGATGGTTCCCACCATCGAGCGCGCCCTGAAGGACGCCGGGATCAGCGCCCGCGACCTCGACGGCATCGCCGTCACGGCGGGCCCCGGGCTGGCGGGCGCGCTGCTCGTCGGTGTCTCGGCGGCGAAGGCGTACGCGTACGCGCTGAACAAGCCGCTCTACGGGGTCAACCACCTGGCCTCGCACATCTGCGTCGACCAGCTGGAGCACGGCCCGCTGCCCGAACCGACGATGGCCCTGCTGGTCAGCGGCGGCCACTCGTCGCTGCTGCTCGCGCCGGACATCACGGCCGACGTACGGCCGCTGGGCGCCACCATCGACGACGCGGCGGGCGAGGCGTTCGACAAGATCGCCCGGGTGCTGAACCTCGGCTTTCCCGGCGGCCCGGTCATCGACCGGCTCGCGAAGGAGGGCGACCCGAAGGCCATCGCGTTCCCGCGCGGGCTCAGCGGGTCGCGCGATCCGGCGTACGACTTCTCGTTCTCCGGACTGAAGACGGCCGTCGCCCGCTGGATCGAGGCGAAGCGGGCGGCGGGCGAGGAGGTGCCGGTACGGGATGTGGCGGCGTCCTTCCAGGAGGCCGTCGTCGACGTCCTGACCCGGAAGGCCGTGCGGGCCTGCAAGGACGAGGGCGTCGACCATTTGATGATCGGCGGCGGGGTCGCGGCCAACTCGCGGCTGCGGGCGCTGGCGCGGGAGCGGTGCGACCGGGCCGGTATCCGGCTGCGGGTGCCCCGGCCCGGACTCTGCACGGACAACGGGGCGATGGTCGCGGCGCTCGGCGCGGAGATGGTGGCGCGGAACCGGCCGGCGTCGGACCTGGAGCTGTCGGCGGACTCCTCCCTCCCGGTGACCGAGCCGCACGTGCCGGGCCATGACCACGGTGAGGGGCACGGTCACGGCGGGGAACACGGTCACGGACACCGCCACGCCCGGACCGGGGCTGCGAGCCACGATCACGTCCACGAGATCAGCAAGGACAACCTGTACTCATGA
- the tsaB gene encoding tRNA (adenosine(37)-N6)-threonylcarbamoyltransferase complex dimerization subunit type 1 TsaB, with the protein MLLLAVDTATPAVTVALHDGTSVVAESAQVDARRHGELLLPAVDRVLADAGLELDAVTDVVVGVGPGPYTGLRVGLVTAATFGSVLGVPVHGLCTLDGLAYAAGLDGPFAVATDARRKEVYWARYEDSRTRVGEPAVDRPAEIAERLAGLPVVGAGAALYPEAFPDARGPEYVSAAALASLAAERLAAGADFLPPTPLYLRRPDAQVPKNYKVVTPK; encoded by the coding sequence GTGCTCTTGCTCGCCGTGGATACCGCCACCCCCGCCGTCACCGTCGCCCTGCACGACGGGACATCCGTCGTCGCCGAATCCGCCCAGGTCGATGCCCGAAGGCATGGGGAGCTGCTGCTGCCCGCTGTCGACCGGGTCCTCGCCGACGCCGGACTGGAACTCGACGCGGTGACGGACGTGGTCGTGGGCGTCGGCCCCGGTCCGTACACCGGTCTCCGTGTCGGTCTGGTGACGGCCGCCACCTTCGGCTCCGTGCTGGGCGTCCCCGTGCACGGGCTGTGCACGCTGGACGGTCTCGCGTACGCGGCCGGTCTGGACGGCCCGTTCGCCGTCGCGACGGACGCGCGCCGCAAGGAGGTCTACTGGGCGCGGTACGAGGACTCCCGTACCCGCGTCGGGGAACCCGCCGTCGACCGGCCCGCCGAGATCGCCGAACGGCTGGCCGGACTGCCGGTCGTCGGGGCGGGGGCGGCGCTGTACCCCGAGGCGTTCCCGGACGCGCGGGGACCCGAGTACGTGTCGGCCGCCGCGCTCGCCTCCCTCGCCGCCGAGCGCCTCGCGGCGGGCGCGGACTTCCTGCCGCCGACGCCGCTCTACCTCCGCAGGCCCGACGCGCAGGTCCCGAAGAACTACAAGGTGGTCACCCCGAAGTGA
- the tsaE gene encoding tRNA (adenosine(37)-N6)-threonylcarbamoyltransferase complex ATPase subunit type 1 TsaE, whose product METPHNSPAAETTGTTETSGTTATSGATGTSGATGTTTGAAGAAGAVAAEARLDVTSPEQMLALGRRISGVLRPGDLVMLTGELGAGKTTLTRGLGEGLGVRGAVTSPTFVIARVHPPLGDGPALVHVDAYRLGGGLDEMEDLDLDVSLPESVVVVEWGDGKVEELSDDRLHVVIDRAVGDTDDERRSVTLTGIGARWAGLRADLGEAGAGTELPRGGEDR is encoded by the coding sequence ATGGAAACACCCCACAACAGCCCGGCGGCTGAGACCACCGGAACCACCGAAACCTCGGGAACCACCGCAACCTCGGGAGCGACGGGAACCTCGGGAGCGACGGGAACGACGACCGGAGCCGCCGGAGCCGCCGGAGCCGTTGCGGCCGAGGCCCGGCTCGACGTCACGTCCCCCGAACAGATGCTCGCCCTCGGCCGCCGGATCTCCGGAGTGCTGCGCCCCGGCGATCTGGTGATGCTCACGGGAGAGCTGGGCGCCGGGAAGACGACGCTCACCCGGGGGCTCGGCGAGGGCCTGGGCGTGCGCGGCGCCGTGACCTCGCCCACCTTCGTGATCGCCCGGGTGCATCCGCCGCTGGGCGACGGTCCGGCGCTCGTCCACGTCGACGCGTACCGGCTGGGCGGTGGGCTCGACGAGATGGAGGACCTGGACCTCGACGTCTCGCTGCCGGAGTCGGTGGTGGTCGTGGAGTGGGGCGACGGCAAGGTCGAGGAGCTTTCGGACGACCGGCTGCACGTGGTGATCGACCGGGCGGTGGGCGACACGGACGACGAACGGCGCTCGGTCACGCTGACCGGGATCGGTGCGCGCTGGGCGGGGCTGCGGGCGGATCTGGGGGAGGCGGGGGCGGGGACGGAGCTTCCCCGGGGCGGCGAAGACCGCTGA
- the rimI gene encoding ribosomal protein S18-alanine N-acetyltransferase translates to MRWWDIDAVLELEAELFPEDAWSAGMFWSELAHARGPHATRRYVVAEEPATGRIVGYAGLAAAGDLADVQTIGVTRAHRGSGLGAELLTDLLKHATAFECAEVLLEVRVDNTRAQKLYERFGFEPIGFRRGYYQPGNVDALVMRLTVQGTETD, encoded by the coding sequence ATGCGCTGGTGGGACATCGACGCGGTGCTGGAGCTGGAGGCCGAGCTGTTCCCGGAGGACGCCTGGTCGGCCGGGATGTTCTGGTCGGAGCTGGCGCACGCGCGCGGCCCGCACGCCACCCGCCGCTATGTCGTCGCCGAGGAACCCGCCACCGGCCGCATCGTCGGCTACGCCGGTCTCGCGGCGGCCGGGGACCTCGCCGACGTGCAGACGATCGGCGTCACCCGCGCCCACCGGGGCAGCGGCCTGGGCGCGGAACTGCTCACCGATCTGCTGAAACACGCCACGGCCTTCGAGTGCGCCGAAGTGCTGCTCGAAGTCCGCGTCGACAACACCCGCGCGCAGAAGCTCTACGAACGCTTCGGCTTCGAACCCATCGGCTTCCGCCGCGGCTACTACCAGCCGGGCAACGTCGACGCGCTCGTCATGCGGCTGACCGTACAAGGAACAGAGACTGACTGA